A stretch of the Erpetoichthys calabaricus chromosome 3, fErpCal1.3, whole genome shotgun sequence genome encodes the following:
- the ost4 gene encoding dolichyl-diphosphooligosaccharide--protein glycosyltransferase subunit 4, whose amino-acid sequence MVTDVQLAIFANMLGVSLFLLVVLYHYVAVNNPKKVE is encoded by the coding sequence ATGGTGACGGATGTGCAGCTGGCAATATTTGCAAACATGTTGGGAGTTTCCCTATTCCTTCTGGTAGTCCTGTACCATTATGTGGCTGTCAACAACCCCAAGAAAGTTGAATGA